The DNA segment TTGAAGTTAAGGATTTTCTGGAAAAGGAAATAAGTAATTTATTTATAAAAAAATGCGAGTGGGCCTAAATAACCCACTCTTACTCTACTAACATTAATCACAAGTTTCCTTTTAGGCCGATTTCTTCTGCGACCTTCTGCATTCCCTTTATAGTTTCATCAATTATAAAATCTCTTTCAAGGCCTAAAAGCTCTATACCTTTTTCGATTACTTCTCTATTAACCCCTGCCGCAAAGCTTTTTTGGTTCCATTTTTTCTTGACTGACTTTGTCTTAAGGTCTAATACGCTTTTGCTTGGACGTAGCAGAGCTGTTGCCGTGATAAGGCCAGTTAGTTCATCAATGGTGTAAAGAACCTTCTCCATTTTTTCAATAGGCTCCACATCTGAGCAAATTCCCCACCCGTGGCTCTGGACAGCCCTTATATAATCTTCCGGCCAACCCACTTTTGTAAGTATATCTCGGACCTTTTGGCAATGCTGGTCGGGATACATCTCATAATCCAAATCATGGATGAGGCCTATGATACCCCATTTTTCCTTATCAGGCTCCTCGAATATTTCCGCAAAATGGAGCATAACTGCTTCAACAGCTAAAGCATGTCGAATTAAAGCCTCATTTGAATTATACTTTTTTAAAAGTTCAAAAGCTTCATCTCTCGTGGGATTTGCTTTACTCATTCTAAAACCTCCATCCATTAATATAATTGCTTTACTAAATACTAAACTTTTGCCATTTATATGTCAAGGTCTCTGATTTTCTATAATACTTTGCCTTTGAGAAGTTTTTATTTCTAAATATAATAAAGGATTTTATCATTTTTTAGCGAAATAATAAACATTGAGTATTGGAGTTTTCACAAACAAGTCAAAACGGAGGATGTAAATGAACAGGATTGCTTTAGTGACTGATAGCACAGCCGACCTTACGGAAGAAATTATGCAAGAATATGACATACATGTAGTTCCTTTAAAAATAAGATTTAAAGATGAAGAGTATTTAGATTATGAAATTGCCGGCGATAAATTTTATGAGCTTTTAACACAGGCGAAGGAGCTTCCTACCACATCACAACCATCTCCTGAGGACTTTGCCTGTATTTATCGTAATTTACTTGAAGAATATGATGAAATAATATCCATACATATTTCATCGGGATTAAGCGGAACGTTAAATTCGGCCAATATTGCTAAAGAAAAGTTCGGCGAGAGAATTCACATAGTAGATTCCAAGACTATCAGCCTGGGAATAGGACTTATGGTAGTAGAAGCAGCCAAGAATATCAGAGAAGGCCTGAGCGCGTTACAGATTGTTGAAGGTCTTTCAGCAGTAAGGAAGAATGTAGAAGTCCTTTTCACACTAAATACGTTGGAATATCTGCAGAAAGGCGGTAGAATTGGAAAAGTCCAAGGCATGATGGGATCTCTTTTAAACATAAAGCCGGTAGTTAGGGTAGGGGATGATGGCATATATCACACTTACAGTAAAGCAAGAAGCCAGGAGAGGGCTATTAACAGTATTGTGCAAGCTTTTCAAGATATGGCTCGGGGCAGAAAATACAAGAGTCTGGTAGTGGCTCACGGTGCAGCTCAACAAGCCGGTTTATATCTTAAAGAAGCATTGGAAAATGCCTTGCAAATTAAAGCTAAGATATTTACACAGGTAGGTCCGATTATAGGAGTCCATACAGGTCCGGGAACTGTAGGTGCGGGAGTGCTTTTCGAGTAAAACAAAGGGGGGTTCATTCAAAGCATTTGAATGAACCCCCCTTTGTTTATTTTTTGTTATTACATAAATTCTGCAAGCAGCCAAACAGGTTGTGGCTGTGATATTCTAAGCTCCACAGGACTTGTTACCAGCACACATGTAGATGGACCTGCGGTTTTTTGTATGTCAATGGGCAGATTTTGTTTCCAATTTAGCCTTAGTCCTAAAAATGACGCCAGCATCTGGGCCTCACCTTCTACTCCCTTTGAACCTACGGGGATTATATCGTGGATATCAGGCACTTTAAGCAATTCTTTTACAAGCAAACTTGTAGCAATTTCAGTATCGTCCAGATGGATTTCATCACCCACTTTAGGCATGCCCACACAGTAAAGCTTATCATTTGCCATTGTTCTGTTTACACGCAGGTTTTGTTTTTCTGCAATTCCGATTATGGTAATTCCTAAGCTGGTTTGATATGTTTTCATATTCTTTTCTGTGCTAATGACCAGAGGCAAATCGAGGGAGACATCTTTTAACTCTTCTCTTATGCCTGAAAGCATGCCTTCGCCGGTGGGGTCAGGCTCATTGCAAATTGCAGCAGTTAAAGCCTTTGGAGCAGCTCCTACTGACAAGGTCTCCATCAAAGCAACTCGGCTGGTA comes from the Tepidanaerobacter acetatoxydans Re1 genome and includes:
- a CDS encoding hydrolase; amino-acid sequence: MSKANPTRDEAFELLKKYNSNEALIRHALAVEAVMLHFAEIFEEPDKEKWGIIGLIHDLDYEMYPDQHCQKVRDILTKVGWPEDYIRAVQSHGWGICSDVEPIEKMEKVLYTIDELTGLITATALLRPSKSVLDLKTKSVKKKWNQKSFAAGVNREVIEKGIELLGLERDFIIDETIKGMQKVAEEIGLKGNL
- a CDS encoding DegV family protein encodes the protein MNRIALVTDSTADLTEEIMQEYDIHVVPLKIRFKDEEYLDYEIAGDKFYELLTQAKELPTTSQPSPEDFACIYRNLLEEYDEIISIHISSGLSGTLNSANIAKEKFGERIHIVDSKTISLGIGLMVVEAAKNIREGLSALQIVEGLSAVRKNVEVLFTLNTLEYLQKGGRIGKVQGMMGSLLNIKPVVRVGDDGIYHTYSKARSQERAINSIVQAFQDMARGRKYKSLVVAHGAAQQAGLYLKEALENALQIKAKIFTQVGPIIGVHTGPGTVGAGVLFE